In Rhodothermus profundi, the following are encoded in one genomic region:
- a CDS encoding OmpA family protein, which yields MQRAGYVLVALSLLLAGCARLSHTEQGAAVGAGAGAVVGGAIGKATGNTARGAILGAMVGGTVGAIIGQRMDRQAAEMQQELPDARIERIGEGILVTFDAGILFDFDSAVLRPEAREKLRRLAHSLKRYPDTEVLIVGHTDSTGPASYNQRLSERRAEAAAAFLMRQGIRPSRIRTLGKGETEPIASNATEAGRQLNRRVEIAIFASEAFRKEVQSSY from the coding sequence ATGCAGCGTGCAGGTTATGTGCTTGTAGCCCTGAGCCTACTGCTGGCCGGGTGCGCTCGGCTGAGCCACACAGAGCAGGGAGCTGCCGTCGGTGCAGGAGCAGGTGCGGTAGTAGGCGGCGCTATTGGGAAAGCGACAGGCAATACGGCCCGAGGCGCTATCCTGGGCGCTATGGTAGGGGGCACGGTTGGCGCTATAATCGGGCAGCGCATGGACCGCCAGGCGGCTGAAATGCAACAGGAGTTGCCTGATGCCCGCATCGAACGCATTGGGGAAGGCATTCTGGTTACGTTCGATGCAGGCATTCTGTTCGATTTTGACTCAGCAGTGCTGCGCCCCGAGGCCCGAGAGAAGCTGCGGCGCCTGGCCCACAGTTTGAAGAGATATCCCGACACAGAAGTGCTCATTGTAGGCCACACCGACAGCACCGGTCCGGCCTCCTATAACCAGCGCCTTTCTGAGCGACGCGCCGAGGCAGCCGCCGCCTTCCTCATGCGCCAGGGCATTCGTCCCAGCCGCATTCGCACGTTAGGGAAAGGCGAAACCGAGCCGATAGCTTCTAACGCTACAGAAGCAGGACGCCAACTTAACCGACGCGTCGAAATCGCGATTTTTGCTAGTGAGGCGTTCCGAAAAGAGGTGCAATCATCGTATTGA
- a CDS encoding LOG family protein translates to MDKLFPLSRTDGHARHPLSKLTEAEALAWQQRQIKDLWRIFRIMSEFVEGFETLSRIGPCVSIFGSARTPRGHRYYRLAEAVGRCLVEHGFGVITGGGPGIMEAANKGAKEAGGVSVGLNIVIPHEQESNPYIDRDKLINFDFFFVRKVMFVKYAQGFIVLPGGFGTMDELFEALTLIQTGKATRFPVILMGTDYWKGLIDWLRSEMLAAGNISPEDLELFKLTDAPEEAVQIIETFYRERALGPNF, encoded by the coding sequence ATGGACAAGCTGTTTCCCCTGTCGCGGACGGATGGGCATGCCCGCCATCCACTCAGCAAGCTGACCGAAGCGGAGGCGCTGGCGTGGCAGCAGCGCCAGATTAAAGATCTCTGGCGCATTTTCCGCATTATGTCGGAGTTTGTCGAAGGTTTTGAGACGCTCTCGCGCATTGGTCCCTGCGTATCCATTTTTGGCTCGGCGCGCACGCCGCGCGGCCACCGATACTATCGACTGGCCGAAGCAGTAGGCCGCTGTCTCGTTGAGCACGGCTTCGGCGTAATCACCGGAGGCGGCCCGGGCATTATGGAAGCGGCCAACAAAGGCGCCAAAGAAGCAGGCGGCGTGTCGGTTGGCCTGAACATCGTTATTCCCCACGAACAGGAGAGCAATCCCTACATTGACCGCGACAAGCTGATTAATTTTGATTTTTTCTTCGTACGCAAGGTGATGTTTGTCAAATACGCCCAGGGCTTCATCGTGCTGCCTGGCGGTTTCGGGACCATGGACGAACTCTTTGAAGCCCTGACGCTCATCCAGACCGGCAAAGCCACTCGTTTTCCGGTTATTCTCATGGGCACCGACTACTGGAAAGGGCTCATCGACTGGCTTCGAAGCGAAATGCTGGCTGCTGGCAATATCTCTCCCGAGGATCTGGAGCTGTTTAAACTGACCGATGCGCCAGAAGAAGCAGTCCAGATTATCGAAACCTTCTACCGGGAACGTGCATTAGGTCCTAACTTCTAA